The following are from one region of the Lacinutrix sp. Bg11-31 genome:
- the paaZ gene encoding phenylacetic acid degradation bifunctional protein PaaZ: protein MNKIEHYVQGQWTTGKEEGTPILDAVTGEAFTSIAIEGLDVPEILNYGRTKGGEVLRKMTFQERGNMLKSLALYLTKRKNSFYELSYRTGATKVDSWIDIEGGFGNLFANASLRKLFPNQPYHVEGDAIDLSRGGRFMAHHIMVPKKGVAVHINAFNFPVWGMLEKCAVNWMAGVPAVVLPAPSTSYLAEAVAKEIIASGILPEGALQIINGTVKTILDTVESQDVVTFTGSAKVGRLLKAHPQLIQESVPFTMEADSLNASILGEDAVPGTPEFDLFIKEVRKEMTVKAGQKCTAIRRIIVPQNLVEDVQTALSKALDKITIGDPRLKEVRMGSLVSHQQVQAVRDSVNDLSKEAQIVYGSLDEINTIGADAKKGAFISPILLRSDHPFQNTVIHEREAFGPVSTIMPYKNLDEAITLAQMGKGSLVSSIATNDDKIAKEYVINAASHHGRIMVVNRDMAKESTGHGSPLPYLVHGGPGRAGGGEEMGGMRGIKHYLQRTAIQGSPTTITEITGIYQQNAKYKEAEMHPFKYHWEDIQPGMSMKTHRRTFTDTDIINFANVTWDHFYAHTDITSLDGSIFEQRTAHGYFIISAAAGLFVYPNKGPVSANYGLEECRFLRPLYHNDTIYVRLTCKQKVDRDVASAEHPSGIVKWYAEIFDANTDEKVAFATVLTMVQKKQEVLTEITEDKINECLSALKEDAKPKWGIMTPQHMVEHLEYTYKIASGEIQDFEIATPEKILEKVHNSLWNFDKFPKNSQFPQLEKDTLEPLKHPDLATAIEKFKAQREKYLEYFKENPEAKLKNLVFGELSKYESYLLERKHLNHHFEQFGLI, encoded by the coding sequence ATGAATAAAATAGAGCATTACGTTCAAGGACAATGGACAACAGGTAAAGAAGAAGGAACACCAATCTTAGACGCTGTAACTGGCGAAGCCTTTACAAGCATTGCTATCGAAGGTTTAGACGTTCCAGAAATTCTAAACTACGGAAGAACAAAAGGAGGAGAGGTCCTTCGAAAAATGACGTTTCAAGAGCGTGGTAACATGCTTAAAAGTTTAGCATTATATCTTACTAAAAGGAAAAATTCATTTTACGAATTAAGTTACAGAACAGGAGCAACCAAAGTAGATAGTTGGATAGACATCGAAGGTGGTTTTGGGAATTTATTCGCAAATGCTTCATTACGTAAACTGTTTCCAAATCAACCGTATCACGTAGAAGGTGATGCTATCGATTTATCTCGTGGCGGACGTTTTATGGCGCATCATATTATGGTGCCTAAAAAAGGAGTCGCAGTACATATTAACGCTTTTAATTTTCCAGTTTGGGGAATGTTAGAAAAGTGTGCAGTAAACTGGATGGCTGGAGTTCCAGCTGTCGTTTTACCAGCACCTTCAACTTCTTATTTAGCCGAGGCTGTAGCTAAAGAAATAATAGCTTCAGGTATTTTACCAGAAGGCGCATTACAAATTATAAACGGAACCGTAAAAACCATTTTAGATACGGTAGAGTCTCAAGATGTTGTAACATTTACAGGTTCTGCAAAAGTAGGACGCTTACTAAAAGCGCATCCACAATTAATACAAGAATCTGTGCCATTTACCATGGAAGCCGATTCTTTAAACGCATCCATTTTAGGAGAAGATGCCGTTCCTGGAACACCAGAATTCGACTTGTTTATTAAAGAAGTAAGAAAAGAAATGACGGTTAAAGCAGGACAAAAATGTACTGCAATACGTAGAATTATTGTTCCGCAAAATTTAGTGGAAGATGTGCAAACTGCATTATCTAAAGCATTAGATAAAATAACTATTGGAGATCCAAGACTAAAAGAAGTTAGAATGGGATCTTTAGTAAGTCATCAACAAGTGCAAGCAGTTAGAGATTCGGTAAATGATTTATCTAAAGAAGCACAAATTGTTTATGGAAGTTTAGATGAAATAAACACCATTGGAGCAGATGCTAAAAAAGGTGCTTTTATTAGTCCAATTTTATTAAGATCAGATCATCCATTTCAAAATACAGTTATTCACGAACGTGAAGCATTTGGTCCAGTAAGTACCATTATGCCATATAAAAACTTAGACGAAGCTATTACTTTAGCACAAATGGGTAAAGGTTCTTTAGTGTCTTCAATTGCAACAAACGATGATAAGATTGCTAAAGAGTATGTAATTAATGCTGCATCTCATCATGGTCGTATTATGGTTGTTAATCGCGATATGGCTAAAGAAAGTACTGGTCATGGTTCTCCATTACCATATTTAGTTCATGGAGGTCCAGGGCGTGCTGGAGGAGGAGAAGAAATGGGAGGAATGCGTGGGATAAAGCATTATTTACAGCGTACAGCAATCCAAGGTTCACCAACTACAATTACAGAAATTACTGGAATTTACCAGCAAAACGCAAAATATAAGGAAGCAGAAATGCATCCGTTTAAATACCATTGGGAAGACATCCAGCCAGGAATGTCTATGAAAACTCACAGACGTACATTTACAGATACAGACATTATCAATTTTGCAAATGTTACTTGGGATCATTTCTATGCACATACAGATATTACCTCTTTAGACGGAAGTATTTTCGAACAAAGAACTGCACATGGTTATTTCATTATTTCAGCTGCAGCAGGATTATTCGTCTACCCAAACAAAGGACCAGTTTCAGCAAATTACGGATTAGAAGAATGTAGATTTTTAAGACCATTATATCACAACGATACTATTTATGTACGCTTAACGTGTAAGCAAAAAGTAGATAGAGATGTCGCTTCGGCAGAACATCCAAGCGGAATTGTAAAATGGTATGCCGAAATTTTTGATGCAAATACCGATGAGAAAGTAGCTTTCGCAACAGTCTTAACAATGGTTCAGAAAAAGCAAGAAGTTTTAACTGAAATTACTGAAGACAAAATCAACGAATGTCTTTCTGCATTAAAAGAAGATGCAAAACCTAAATGGGGAATCATGACGCCACAACACATGGTTGAGCATTTAGAATATACATACAAAATCGCTTCAGGAGAAATTCAGGATTTTGAAATTGCTACACCTGAAAAGATTTTAGAAAAAGTGCATAATAGTTTATGGAACTTTGATAAGTTTCCAAAGAACTCTCAATTTCCTCAGTTAGAAAAAGATACTTTAGAACCTTTAAAGCATCCTGATTTAGCTACAGCAATAGAAAAATTTAAAGCGCAAAGAGAAAAGTATTTAGAGTATTTTAAAGAAAATCCAGAAGCTAAATTAAAGAATTTAGTCTTTGGTGAATTAAGTAAATACGAATCGTATTTGTTAGAAAGAAAACATCTTAACCATCATTTTGAGCAATTCGGATTAATATAG
- a CDS encoding enoyl-CoA hydratase/isomerase family protein produces MNTPYVKLDIINEVGYIEFFHPAHNSLPGNVLAKLAQTITDAGTNDAIKVVVLKSGGDRTFCAGASFEELININDAATGKVFFSGFANVINAMRKCPKFIIGRIQGKTVGGGVGLAASTDYCMASKFAAIKLSELNIGIGPFVVGPAIERKMGLSAMSQIAIDANTFYPAEWAKQKGLFTQVYESTEMLEEAVKTTAEHLCTYNTEAMQEMKKVFWQGTGDWDSLLAERAQTSGRLVLSEFTKEKLKGFK; encoded by the coding sequence ATGAACACACCATACGTAAAATTAGATATAATAAACGAAGTAGGATATATAGAATTCTTTCATCCTGCACATAACTCGTTACCAGGAAATGTATTAGCTAAATTAGCGCAAACCATTACCGATGCTGGAACAAACGACGCTATTAAAGTGGTTGTTTTAAAAAGTGGAGGAGATAGAACGTTTTGCGCAGGAGCAAGCTTCGAAGAGTTAATAAACATTAACGATGCAGCAACAGGAAAAGTATTCTTTTCTGGTTTTGCAAACGTAATCAACGCTATGCGTAAATGTCCAAAATTTATTATTGGACGCATTCAAGGAAAAACTGTTGGTGGTGGTGTTGGTTTAGCTGCTTCAACCGATTATTGTATGGCTTCAAAATTCGCAGCTATTAAGCTTAGTGAATTAAATATTGGCATTGGACCATTTGTAGTTGGACCAGCAATCGAACGTAAAATGGGATTAAGCGCAATGTCGCAAATCGCAATAGACGCAAACACGTTTTATCCTGCAGAATGGGCAAAACAAAAAGGATTATTTACCCAAGTTTATGAAAGCACAGAAATGTTAGAAGAAGCCGTAAAAACAACAGCAGAACATTTATGTACTTACAATACTGAGGCTATGCAAGAGATGAAAAAGGTATTCTGGCAAGGTACAGGCGATTGGGATTCACTTTTGGCAGAACGTGCTCAAACAAGTGGTAGATTAGTGCTTTCAGAATTTACAAAAGAAAAACTAAAAGGATTTAAATAA
- a CDS encoding transferase hexapeptide repeat family protein: protein MIYSFKGYIPVVHESSFVHPLAAVTGNVIIGKNCYIGPGAAIRGDWGQIILEDGVNVQENCTVHMFPGKSITLKESAHVGHGAIIHGANLGRNCLIGMNTVIMDDAEIGDESIVGAMAFVKAETKIPKRSLVVGNPAKVIKQVSDEMIAWKTKGTQLYQQLPTDCHESLKAVEPLREVPENMKMQDDVYKTLCDTFKK, encoded by the coding sequence ATGATTTATAGTTTTAAAGGCTACATTCCAGTCGTACACGAATCTAGTTTCGTACATCCATTAGCAGCAGTAACGGGAAACGTTATTATTGGTAAAAACTGTTATATTGGTCCAGGAGCAGCAATTCGTGGAGATTGGGGGCAAATTATTTTAGAAGATGGTGTAAACGTACAAGAAAACTGTACAGTACATATGTTTCCAGGTAAGTCTATTACGCTTAAAGAAAGTGCACACGTAGGCCATGGTGCTATTATTCATGGTGCAAATTTGGGTAGAAATTGCCTAATTGGAATGAACACTGTAATTATGGACGATGCTGAAATTGGGGACGAATCCATAGTAGGAGCAATGGCATTTGTAAAAGCAGAAACCAAGATTCCTAAACGTAGTTTAGTCGTTGGTAATCCTGCAAAAGTTATTAAACAGGTAAGCGACGAGATGATTGCTTGGAAAACAAAAGGCACACAATTGTACCAACAATTACCAACAGATTGCCACGAGAGCTTAAAAGCTGTAGAACCGTTAAGAGAAGTGCCTGAGAATATGAAAATGCAGGACGATGTTTATAAAACACTTTGCGATACATTCAAAAAATAA
- a CDS encoding Lrp/AsnC family transcriptional regulator produces MPHALDKIDTQILNILQTDSNRTTKSIAKELGMTTSPIFERIKKLEKEGYIKKYVAVLDNKKIGLKLTVFIGITLQGHTRSYLEKFVKEINNFPEVVECHRVSGNFDYLLKLVVEDIEAYETFIITKLTLLPYLGNVQSLITLSTGKETNVIDLSGVL; encoded by the coding sequence ATGCCACATGCTCTTGATAAAATTGACACGCAAATTTTAAACATTCTCCAAACAGATAGTAATAGAACGACAAAAAGCATTGCTAAAGAACTAGGCATGACAACGTCACCTATTTTTGAGCGTATTAAAAAACTAGAAAAAGAAGGTTATATAAAAAAATATGTAGCCGTTTTAGACAATAAGAAAATAGGGTTAAAACTTACCGTATTTATTGGTATTACTTTGCAAGGTCATACTAGAAGTTATTTAGAAAAATTTGTAAAAGAAATAAACAACTTCCCAGAAGTTGTGGAATGCCACAGAGTGAGTGGGAATTTTGATTATTTATTGAAATTAGTAGTTGAAGATATTGAGGCTTATGAAACGTTTATTATAACTAAACTGACACTACTTCCTTACCTTGGAAATGTACAGAGTTTAATTACGCTTTCTACTGGAAAAGAGACAAATGTGATTGATTTGAGTGGTGTTTTGTAA
- a CDS encoding dihydrolipoamide acetyltransferase family protein, with the protein MGESITEGTIINWLIAEGDSFDEGDIILEVATDKVDNEVPAPAAGTLIKTMFQAKDVVPVGEVMAILEVSEEVKSSNKKNVVKSDNEEPQKNKKEVKRPKPVQAALSSTSFSTSNSNTFFSPLIIKIAKEHHISFEELARIPATGNEGRLRKSDVFQYIDEGRPYKFAQPVAEKDPTAYRIPQLNFDKGKGKVIEMDRMRQMIADHMVYSKHTSPHVTAYVEADMTNMVNWRNANKGSFQEKHGERLTFTPLFVEAVAKAVKDFPNINASVDGNNIIVKEDINIGMATALPSGNLIVPVVKNADTKNLEEIASNVNELAGKARENKLAGDDIKGSTFTISNVGTFGSVMGTPIINQPEVAILALGIIKKRPEVITTEKGDEIAIRSMMYLSLSFDHRVVDGFLGGSFVRRVADYFEQFDTNRTI; encoded by the coding sequence ATGGGCGAAAGTATAACCGAAGGAACTATTATCAATTGGTTAATAGCAGAAGGAGACTCTTTCGATGAAGGAGATATTATACTTGAAGTAGCAACAGACAAAGTGGATAACGAAGTACCAGCTCCAGCAGCAGGAACTTTAATAAAAACCATGTTTCAAGCAAAAGATGTTGTGCCTGTTGGAGAAGTTATGGCGATTCTGGAAGTTTCGGAAGAAGTAAAATCTTCAAACAAGAAGAATGTTGTTAAAAGCGATAACGAAGAACCTCAAAAAAATAAAAAAGAAGTAAAAAGACCGAAACCAGTTCAAGCAGCTTTGTCTTCAACTTCATTTTCAACATCAAACAGTAACACCTTCTTTTCGCCATTAATTATAAAAATAGCAAAAGAACACCACATTAGTTTTGAAGAGTTAGCACGTATTCCTGCAACAGGAAACGAAGGCAGACTTCGTAAAAGCGATGTGTTTCAATATATAGACGAAGGACGACCATACAAATTCGCACAACCAGTAGCCGAAAAAGATCCAACGGCATATAGAATTCCACAATTAAACTTTGATAAAGGCAAAGGGAAAGTGATCGAAATGGACAGAATGCGCCAAATGATTGCAGATCACATGGTGTACTCAAAACATACATCGCCTCACGTTACCGCTTATGTAGAAGCAGATATGACTAATATGGTAAATTGGAGAAACGCAAATAAGGGCTCTTTTCAAGAAAAGCATGGAGAGCGTTTAACCTTCACACCATTATTTGTAGAAGCTGTAGCGAAAGCAGTTAAAGATTTTCCAAATATTAATGCTTCGGTAGATGGTAATAACATTATTGTAAAAGAAGATATTAATATTGGTATGGCAACAGCATTACCAAGTGGAAACTTAATAGTTCCTGTAGTAAAAAATGCAGATACTAAAAATTTAGAAGAGATCGCGAGTAACGTAAACGAACTAGCAGGAAAAGCTAGAGAAAACAAACTAGCAGGAGACGATATAAAAGGCAGCACCTTCACAATTTCTAACGTAGGAACTTTTGGTAGTGTCATGGGAACACCAATAATTAATCAGCCAGAAGTTGCCATTTTAGCATTAGGAATAATTAAGAAAAGACCAGAAGTTATCACTACCGAGAAAGGAGATGAAATAGCTATTCGTAGCATGATGTATTTATCACTCTCTTTCGATCATCGTGTAGTAGACGGGTTCTTAGGAGGGAGTTTTGTAAGAAGAGTAGCAGATTATTTCGAGCAGTTCGATACTAATAGAACAATATAA